One genomic region from Haloarcula taiwanensis encodes:
- a CDS encoding dihydrofolate reductase: MTTIPDTELVLVVAADENNVIGLDGGVPWHYPEDVRQYKARIAGHPIILGRRTFDSMKPIPDCYTVVLTSDDSRSANAETVEYATTPQIAVEAAARAGTTEAFAGDSAGAGDSPPITYVIGGEAVYDLFLPFASRVFLSRIHERNEGDRYFPDMGSEWTELSRESYDGFDVIEYKQASPRPLEDL, encoded by the coding sequence ATGACGACAATACCCGACACAGAACTGGTCCTTGTGGTCGCCGCCGACGAGAACAACGTTATCGGTCTGGATGGCGGCGTCCCCTGGCACTATCCCGAGGACGTGCGCCAGTACAAGGCCCGTATCGCCGGCCACCCTATCATCCTCGGCCGGCGGACGTTCGATTCGATGAAGCCCATCCCGGACTGCTACACCGTCGTCCTGACGAGCGACGACAGCCGGAGTGCCAATGCGGAGACAGTCGAGTACGCCACGACGCCCCAGATAGCCGTCGAAGCAGCCGCCCGCGCCGGTACGACCGAAGCGTTCGCCGGCGACAGCGCTGGCGCAGGTGACTCGCCGCCTATCACGTACGTCATCGGCGGCGAGGCGGTGTACGACCTGTTTCTCCCGTTCGCCAGCCGGGTTTTCCTCAGCCGCATCCACGAACGCAACGAGGGCGACCGGTATTTCCCGGATATGGGTTCAGAGTGGACAGAACTGTCCCGAGAGTCGTACGACGGGTTCGATGTCATCGAGTACAAGCAGGCGTCGCCGCGGCCGCTTGAGGACCTATGA
- a CDS encoding two-component system sensor histidine kinase/response regulator — MTHIADPIRILHVDDEPGFADMTATFLEREDDRIDVQTATSATAGLETLADTDIDCVVSDYDMPERNGIQFLEAVREEYRSLPFILYTGKGSEEIASDAISAGVTDYLQKESGTDQYTVLANRITNAVESQRVKRERNRQLDAIESAKEGISILDEDGRFIFVNEAYADLYGYEPEEMRGEHWELLYRDEDIPRIYEDILPTVEENGYWTGTTMGLRADGSTFTEDHVLAMTDHGELVCTVRDLSERQGDEQELSRIKRAMDEAPIGIVITGLEQEGTPIIYTNRRFLELTGYTESEVLGRNCRFLQGEATESEPVDAMRAAIEADESVSVELRNYRKDGTLFWNQVTIAPVRDDDGAVVNYVGFQQDITERKEHEHRLRALSESVQDLLRADTRETVAEIGVETARTVLGLEANTIHLYDEDARTLEPVAASDAIYELIDELPTFTPGDSIAWRVYESGDALAVDDVHADPDIYNPDTPIKSELYLPLGEHGILLAGSETAAAFDQRDVVLGEILAGHVTSALKQVEGTEQLRDRERALEQHNDRLESFTSVVSHDLRNPLNVAQGRLQLAREQCESEHLAAVERAHERMDTLLTDLLTLAQDGDTVTDREPVALASLAENCWKTVETADATLITDIDRTVLANESRLKQLFENLVRNAVEHAGTDVTVRVGALDDGFYVADDGPGISEDERETVFEAGYSTSSEGTGFGLSIARQVASAHGWELSVRDSADGGARFEITGVSFCDS, encoded by the coding sequence ATGACGCATATTGCTGACCCTATCCGTATTCTTCACGTCGACGATGAGCCGGGGTTTGCCGACATGACGGCAACGTTTCTCGAACGCGAGGACGACCGGATAGACGTCCAGACTGCGACGAGTGCCACGGCGGGGCTGGAAACTCTGGCCGACACCGACATCGACTGTGTCGTCTCTGACTACGATATGCCCGAGCGGAACGGCATCCAGTTCCTCGAAGCCGTTCGCGAGGAGTACAGGTCGCTTCCGTTCATTCTCTACACTGGCAAAGGGTCGGAGGAAATCGCAAGCGACGCTATCTCGGCTGGTGTCACCGATTATTTGCAGAAAGAGAGCGGCACGGACCAGTACACGGTGCTGGCAAACAGAATCACGAACGCTGTGGAGTCCCAGCGAGTCAAGCGAGAGCGCAACCGCCAGCTTGACGCCATCGAGAGCGCAAAGGAGGGGATCAGCATCCTTGACGAGGACGGGCGGTTCATCTTTGTCAACGAAGCGTACGCGGACCTCTACGGCTACGAGCCCGAGGAGATGCGGGGGGAGCACTGGGAACTGCTGTACCGGGATGAGGACATCCCGCGCATCTACGAGGACATCCTTCCGACTGTCGAAGAAAACGGCTACTGGACCGGGACGACGATGGGACTCCGTGCTGACGGGAGCACATTCACCGAGGACCACGTGCTCGCGATGACCGACCACGGCGAGCTGGTCTGTACAGTCCGGGACCTCTCTGAAAGACAGGGCGACGAGCAGGAGCTGTCCCGAATCAAACGTGCGATGGACGAGGCACCCATCGGTATCGTGATCACCGGTCTCGAACAAGAAGGGACTCCGATAATCTACACCAACCGCCGGTTTCTGGAACTGACCGGCTACACAGAGTCGGAGGTACTCGGCCGAAACTGCCGGTTCCTGCAGGGCGAGGCGACAGAGTCCGAGCCGGTCGACGCAATGCGTGCGGCCATTGAAGCGGACGAGTCTGTGTCGGTCGAACTCCGGAACTACCGGAAAGACGGGACCCTGTTCTGGAATCAGGTGACTATCGCACCCGTGCGTGACGATGACGGAGCGGTCGTCAATTACGTCGGGTTCCAACAGGATATCACCGAGCGGAAAGAACACGAACACCGCCTCAGAGCACTCAGTGAGTCGGTCCAAGACCTACTCCGGGCTGACACCCGCGAAACGGTGGCCGAGATCGGCGTCGAAACGGCGCGCACTGTCCTGGGGCTCGAAGCGAACACGATTCACCTCTACGACGAGGACGCACGGACTCTCGAACCGGTCGCCGCATCCGACGCGATATATGAGCTGATAGACGAGTTGCCGACCTTTACGCCCGGGGATAGCATTGCATGGCGCGTCTACGAGTCCGGCGATGCTCTCGCCGTCGACGACGTCCATGCTGACCCGGACATCTACAACCCGGACACGCCGATCAAAAGCGAACTGTATCTTCCGCTTGGCGAGCATGGCATCCTGCTGGCCGGCTCGGAGACGGCCGCGGCGTTCGACCAGCGGGACGTCGTCCTCGGGGAGATTCTCGCCGGACACGTCACCAGCGCGCTCAAGCAGGTCGAAGGGACCGAACAGTTACGTGACCGCGAACGGGCTCTCGAACAGCACAACGACCGGCTCGAATCGTTCACCAGCGTCGTCTCACACGACCTACGGAATCCGCTGAACGTCGCCCAAGGCCGACTGCAACTCGCACGCGAGCAGTGTGAGAGTGAGCATCTGGCCGCTGTCGAGCGAGCACACGAGCGGATGGACACGCTGCTAACTGATCTGCTCACGCTGGCACAGGACGGTGATACCGTCACCGACCGCGAACCGGTCGCGCTCGCATCGCTCGCCGAAAACTGCTGGAAGACTGTCGAAACGGCCGATGCGACACTCATCACCGATATCGACCGGACCGTGCTGGCAAACGAGAGCCGTCTGAAGCAGTTGTTCGAAAATCTCGTTCGGAATGCGGTCGAACACGCCGGAACGGATGTGACCGTGCGGGTCGGGGCATTGGACGACGGGTTCTACGTCGCCGACGACGGCCCCGGTATCTCCGAAGACGAGCGAGAGACAGTGTTCGAAGCCGGCTACTCGACGAGCTCGGAGGGAACTGGGTTCGGGCTCAGTATCGCCCGGCAGGTCGCCTCGGCACACGGCTGGGAGCTCAGCGTTCGAGACAGTGCCGATGGTGGCGCACGCTTCGAGATTACCGGCGTCTCGTTTTGTGATTCGTAG
- a CDS encoding nucleolar, with protein MSNGWFAGLDPDDDAAAVEQIAAGRADTPEDWPQQAIAAGFADDEAAYYDRLHEVTMAATSAAVAEQEGADDQQLVHAVRAMADCERTANELSERVAEWGGSRYGDSGSGVEYARSLADREDEDEGDTALRALAEQTAGLADEADSLRAYIERTAPAVAPNLSMLAGPVLAARLISLAGGLEALAKKPSGTVQVLGAEDALFAHLKGNAPSPKHGVIFTHEYVRGTRREDRGSAARALAGKLSIAARIDHYSGDRRPDLQAELDDRIERIQARAEEGDDE; from the coding sequence ATGAGCAACGGGTGGTTCGCCGGGCTGGACCCGGACGACGACGCGGCCGCTGTCGAACAGATAGCGGCCGGGCGAGCCGACACGCCGGAAGACTGGCCACAACAGGCCATCGCGGCGGGGTTCGCAGACGATGAAGCGGCCTACTACGACCGGCTGCACGAGGTGACGATGGCGGCCACCAGCGCGGCGGTCGCCGAACAGGAGGGCGCCGACGACCAGCAGCTTGTCCACGCGGTGCGGGCGATGGCCGACTGCGAACGCACGGCGAATGAACTCTCCGAACGGGTCGCTGAATGGGGCGGAAGCCGATACGGCGACAGCGGAAGCGGCGTCGAGTACGCCCGCTCACTGGCCGACCGGGAGGACGAGGACGAGGGCGACACGGCACTTCGAGCGCTCGCCGAGCAGACGGCCGGGCTGGCCGACGAGGCGGACTCGCTTCGGGCGTACATCGAGCGGACCGCGCCCGCCGTTGCGCCGAACCTCTCGATGCTGGCCGGACCAGTGCTGGCGGCCCGGCTCATTTCACTGGCCGGCGGCCTCGAAGCGCTGGCGAAGAAACCGAGCGGGACGGTGCAGGTTCTCGGGGCGGAAGACGCGCTCTTTGCCCACCTCAAGGGGAACGCACCGTCGCCGAAACACGGCGTCATCTTCACCCACGAGTACGTGCGCGGAACTCGCCGGGAGGACCGCGGGTCGGCCGCGCGAGCACTCGCCGGGAAGCTCTCGATTGCCGCCCGTATCGACCACTACAGCGGCGACCGCCGGCCGGACCTGCAGGCGGAACTCGACGACCGAATCGAACGGATTCAGGCACGAGCCGAGGAGGGAGACGACGAATGA
- a CDS encoding PGF-CTERM sorting domain-containing protein, translated as MRRETLLTGGMVVVVLAMLIGATAVPGALSEPEDNVRESYLDLRETTIEPASVDGQTVTLSLDARLSHRGGPAENVTVETRAIDADTGLVATTTRQSVGTIEGEREVSVRSNITVERAGGYRIDTIVYEDGNRVETGQRSVQNVDALTPAYARSTVTFQRFENAGVPLDSITYRIDSVSNNQTTLNVSVYVTNAGNNPSDDLSLRLRARQADSNVIADESTVRVGQIRPGRTEIIRTQLTVPDDYNYWLDGMLLSDGVIVGTESSPANLHPTERLQENETRQQIGFQSSDFEQDRPEDREMEEPQQTAAGEGPGFTAVLGLIAVLASGLLIARRQTNE; from the coding sequence GTGCGACGTGAAACCCTCCTGACCGGTGGCATGGTCGTGGTCGTCCTGGCCATGCTCATCGGTGCAACAGCGGTCCCCGGCGCGCTCTCCGAACCCGAGGACAACGTTCGCGAGAGCTACCTCGACCTCCGCGAGACGACCATCGAACCGGCGTCGGTCGACGGCCAGACTGTGACGCTCTCTCTAGACGCCCGACTCTCACATCGCGGCGGGCCGGCCGAGAACGTCACTGTCGAGACGCGGGCCATAGATGCGGACACCGGCCTCGTCGCGACGACCACGCGGCAGTCAGTCGGCACAATCGAAGGGGAACGAGAAGTATCGGTGCGGTCAAACATTACAGTCGAGCGGGCGGGCGGCTATCGGATCGACACAATCGTCTACGAGGACGGTAACCGCGTCGAGACCGGTCAGCGGTCGGTCCAGAACGTCGACGCACTCACTCCGGCGTACGCTCGCAGTACCGTGACCTTCCAGCGGTTCGAGAACGCCGGCGTCCCGCTGGACTCCATCACCTATCGGATTGACAGCGTCTCGAACAACCAGACGACGCTGAACGTCTCGGTGTACGTCACGAACGCCGGCAACAATCCGTCTGATGACCTCTCGCTGCGCCTCCGGGCGCGGCAGGCTGACTCGAACGTCATCGCAGACGAGTCGACCGTGCGGGTCGGTCAGATTCGGCCCGGCCGAACGGAGATCATCAGAACGCAACTGACGGTGCCTGACGACTACAACTACTGGCTTGACGGGATGCTGCTCTCGGACGGCGTCATCGTCGGGACGGAAAGTTCTCCGGCGAACCTCCATCCGACGGAGCGGCTGCAGGAGAACGAAACCAGACAACAGATCGGCTTCCAGTCCAGCGATTTCGAGCAGGACCGCCCCGAAGACCGGGAGATGGAAGAGCCACAGCAGACTGCGGCCGGAGAAGGTCCCGGCTTCACGGCGGTGCTCGGACTGATTGCAGTCCTCGCAAGCGGCCTCCTCATCGCACGGAGACAGACCAATGAGTGA
- a CDS encoding sulfatase, producing MSRHNVLLVVADSLRARSTSVLGYRRETTPFLDAFAEEATVYTQARSPSNWTVPSHVSLFTGHETHEHGVDHTARLDAGHTIFEELADAGYDTGLFSDNPFLTDHESGLDEVFQTAVGSPEEYDSAYETNGSLGDWPNGFWYADRTLEWISEREGDWAACINLMDTHRPYEPLAEYDEWSDERSRDMQESMGFKWHWEFLSGTLSLGFAGILEQIYDGAVRQADAIFESLIRGLEEQGVLDDTLVVFAGDHGEGFGEPTAIPAEPPAVSHRIGTHDTMYHVPLIVRAPGQREGHRVTDLATLSRFPDAVRAMALGDGNADGPAFASPNGTVVASQSPIGPAMREEAERVCGDATPFAKHARLVYHDRPGDEVRKRAAWGDSAHESIIKGCGGTAEDTDIDAAIVRNHFDSDRYADVDIATPLDGYTEFEDASDTQFAGDLDERLEALGYK from the coding sequence ATGTCGCGTCACAACGTGTTGCTCGTCGTCGCTGACAGTCTCCGCGCTCGGAGCACCTCCGTGCTGGGCTATCGCCGTGAGACGACGCCCTTCCTCGACGCCTTCGCCGAGGAAGCAACGGTGTACACGCAGGCTCGCAGCCCGAGCAACTGGACCGTCCCCAGCCACGTCAGTCTGTTCACGGGCCACGAAACCCACGAACACGGCGTCGACCACACCGCTAGACTCGACGCCGGCCACACGATCTTCGAGGAACTGGCCGATGCGGGCTATGACACGGGATTGTTCTCCGATAACCCGTTCCTGACCGACCACGAGTCGGGCCTCGACGAGGTGTTCCAGACGGCTGTCGGCTCGCCCGAAGAGTACGATTCGGCGTACGAGACCAACGGCTCGCTGGGCGACTGGCCCAACGGCTTCTGGTACGCCGATCGGACGCTAGAGTGGATCTCTGAGCGGGAGGGCGACTGGGCCGCCTGTATCAATCTGATGGACACCCACCGCCCGTACGAACCGCTCGCCGAGTACGACGAGTGGAGCGACGAGCGCTCCCGCGACATGCAGGAGTCGATGGGATTCAAGTGGCACTGGGAGTTCCTCTCGGGGACCCTCTCGCTTGGCTTTGCCGGCATTCTCGAACAGATATACGACGGCGCAGTCCGGCAGGCAGACGCCATCTTCGAGAGTCTGATCCGTGGACTAGAGGAGCAGGGTGTCCTCGACGACACGCTGGTCGTCTTCGCCGGCGACCACGGCGAGGGGTTCGGCGAGCCGACGGCGATTCCTGCGGAGCCGCCGGCGGTCAGCCATCGCATCGGGACCCACGACACGATGTACCACGTCCCGCTCATCGTCCGTGCCCCCGGCCAGCGTGAGGGACACCGCGTCACCGACCTGGCGACGCTCAGCCGATTCCCCGACGCCGTCCGCGCGATGGCGCTCGGCGACGGCAACGCCGACGGCCCGGCGTTCGCCTCGCCGAACGGGACCGTCGTCGCGTCCCAGTCCCCTATCGGTCCGGCGATGCGCGAGGAGGCCGAACGGGTCTGTGGGGACGCCACCCCGTTCGCAAAACACGCCAGGCTGGTCTATCACGACCGGCCCGGCGACGAAGTGCGAAAACGGGCGGCGTGGGGCGACAGTGCCCACGAATCCATCATCAAAGGCTGTGGCGGCACAGCCGAGGATACCGATATCGATGCCGCCATCGTCCGGAACCACTTCGACAGCGACCGGTACGCGGACGTGGATATTGCAACGCCGCTCGACGGCTACACCGAGTTCGAGGATGCGTCCGACACGCAGTTTGCCGGGGACCTCGACGAGCGACTGGAGGCACTGGGATACAAATGA
- a CDS encoding long-chain fatty acid--CoA ligase, which yields MHKPLLTTDFLDRAREYYGDKEAIVATTGERFTYDEFGERADGFSAAMAARGIEKGDRVAVLDPNTHYQLEAAYGTMQLGAVHTPLNYRLVPDDFEYILSDAEVDAVYADYEYADKIEPIRDEVPTEIFVTNDTDAVDGDWESFDDIIEEAGTDYDRPEMDEDDLITINYTSGTTGDPKGVCRTHRTETLHAYIVALHQEISDDDVYLWTLPMFHVNGWGHIFSVTGMGAKHVCTRGVDAEGIFEAIRTEDVSYLCGAPTVLNILADRYDDHDGDIETTGANDVRIATAGSAPPEAVIRTVEDDFGWYLKHVYGATETGPLVTTSDARRFFDDGSDARFSVKKRQGIGYLGTDVRVVDEDGNDVPHDDETLGEVVVRGNQVMDRYWNKPEQTEEAFSDRVEGYYHMGDLATVDEDGMIAIRDRKKDIIISGGENISSIELEDTLYEHDAVSDVAVIPAPSDEWGETPKAFVVPNSGDPDNPGVTAEDLRTFTREQLATYKVVRRVEFVEELPTTATGKVQKYELREQEWEDEDEMVGQG from the coding sequence ATGCATAAGCCACTGCTTACCACGGATTTTCTCGACCGGGCGCGGGAATACTACGGGGATAAAGAGGCCATCGTCGCCACGACCGGCGAGCGCTTCACATACGACGAATTCGGCGAGCGAGCCGACGGGTTCTCTGCGGCGATGGCTGCCCGCGGCATCGAGAAGGGGGACCGGGTGGCCGTGCTGGACCCGAACACGCACTACCAGCTCGAAGCGGCCTACGGGACCATGCAACTGGGCGCAGTCCACACACCACTGAACTACCGGCTCGTGCCGGACGATTTCGAATATATTCTCTCGGATGCGGAGGTCGACGCCGTCTACGCGGACTACGAATACGCGGATAAAATCGAGCCGATCCGCGACGAGGTGCCCACCGAAATTTTCGTCACCAACGACACCGACGCCGTCGACGGTGACTGGGAGTCCTTCGACGACATCATCGAGGAGGCGGGGACCGACTACGACCGCCCCGAGATGGACGAGGACGACCTCATCACCATCAACTACACGTCGGGGACGACCGGCGACCCGAAGGGCGTCTGCCGGACCCATCGTACCGAAACGCTCCACGCTTACATCGTCGCGCTCCACCAGGAGATCTCGGACGACGACGTGTACCTCTGGACGCTCCCGATGTTCCACGTCAACGGCTGGGGCCACATCTTCTCCGTGACGGGGATGGGCGCGAAACACGTCTGCACCCGCGGCGTCGACGCCGAGGGCATCTTCGAGGCCATCAGGACCGAGGACGTGTCCTACCTCTGTGGCGCGCCGACGGTGCTGAACATTCTGGCGGACCGCTACGACGACCACGATGGCGACATCGAGACAACGGGAGCCAACGACGTTCGCATCGCCACGGCCGGCAGCGCGCCGCCGGAAGCAGTCATCCGGACCGTCGAGGACGACTTCGGCTGGTATCTGAAACACGTCTACGGCGCGACCGAGACCGGCCCGCTTGTCACGACCTCCGACGCTCGCCGCTTCTTCGACGACGGCAGCGACGCCCGCTTCAGCGTCAAGAAGCGGCAGGGCATCGGCTATCTCGGGACAGACGTCCGGGTCGTCGACGAGGACGGCAACGACGTGCCCCACGACGATGAGACGCTGGGGGAAGTCGTCGTCCGCGGCAATCAGGTGATGGACCGCTACTGGAACAAGCCCGAACAGACCGAGGAGGCCTTCTCGGACCGCGTCGAGGGCTACTACCACATGGGCGACCTGGCGACGGTCGACGAAGACGGCATGATCGCCATCCGCGACCGCAAGAAGGACATCATCATCTCCGGCGGCGAGAACATCTCCAGCATCGAACTGGAGGACACGCTTTACGAACACGACGCCGTCAGCGACGTCGCGGTCATCCCTGCGCCGAGCGACGAGTGGGGCGAGACGCCGAAGGCCTTCGTGGTCCCGAACTCCGGTGACCCCGACAACCCCGGTGTGACAGCCGAGGACCTCCGGACGTTCACCCGCGAACAACTGGCGACCTACAAAGTCGTTCGCCGGGTGGAGTTCGTCGAGGAACTGCCCACGACGGCGACCGGGAAGGTCCAGAAGTACGAACTCCGCGAGCAGGAGTGGGAAGACGAGGACGAGATGGTCGGCCAGGGGTAG
- a CDS encoding transcription factor E — MAFEELLEDPVIQKYLHELVGPKGMPVAAAPPDGEVTDEELAEELGLELNDVRRALFILYENDLATYRRLRDEDSGWLTYLWTFQYEKIPEQLQEEMHRLLDGLEERREYERENEFYLCEHCGIRFEFGEAMEFGFECPECGNQVETMENTRLVTAMENRIEELRDELNADVDVEA; from the coding sequence ATGGCTTTTGAGGAACTCTTGGAGGACCCCGTCATACAGAAGTACCTCCACGAGCTGGTCGGACCGAAAGGGATGCCGGTCGCCGCCGCGCCGCCGGACGGCGAAGTGACCGACGAGGAACTGGCCGAAGAGCTCGGGCTCGAACTGAACGACGTGCGCAGAGCGCTGTTTATTCTCTACGAGAACGACCTCGCGACCTATCGTCGGCTCCGAGACGAGGACTCCGGATGGCTCACGTACCTCTGGACGTTCCAGTACGAGAAGATTCCCGAGCAACTGCAAGAGGAGATGCACCGCCTGCTCGACGGCCTCGAAGAGCGCCGCGAGTACGAGCGGGAAAACGAGTTCTACCTCTGTGAGCACTGTGGCATCCGCTTCGAATTCGGCGAGGCGATGGAGTTCGGCTTCGAGTGTCCCGAGTGTGGCAATCAGGTCGAAACGATGGAGAACACCCGTCTCGTCACCGCGATGGAGAACCGCATCGAGGAGCTCAGAGACGAGCTGAACGCCGACGTGGACGTGGAAGCCTGA
- a CDS encoding tRNA (cytidine(56)-2'-O)-methyltransferase, which yields MKDSPQVTVLRLGHRPGRDERMTTHVGLTARALGADKVVLANAARNQADTVIDITDRFGGPFDVASTEEPKRLIRDFEGRVVHLTMYGEPVQDVEGDVRAAHAEEPLLVVVGAEKVPFEVYEHADWNVGVTNQPHSEVASLAVFLDRLFEGRELDRDWENPDRVVVPQETGKRVVDPDEE from the coding sequence ATGAAGGACTCCCCGCAAGTGACGGTACTTCGGCTGGGCCACCGCCCCGGTCGGGACGAGCGGATGACGACCCACGTCGGACTCACCGCACGCGCGCTCGGGGCAGACAAGGTCGTGCTGGCCAACGCTGCCCGCAACCAGGCCGACACCGTCATTGACATCACCGACCGGTTCGGCGGCCCCTTCGACGTGGCTTCGACGGAGGAGCCAAAGCGACTCATCCGCGACTTCGAGGGGCGCGTCGTCCATCTGACGATGTACGGCGAGCCGGTCCAGGACGTGGAAGGCGACGTTCGCGCGGCCCACGCCGAGGAGCCGCTGCTGGTCGTCGTCGGCGCGGAGAAAGTCCCCTTCGAGGTGTACGAACACGCCGACTGGAACGTCGGCGTCACCAATCAGCCACACTCCGAGGTCGCCTCGCTAGCTGTCTTCCTCGACCGCCTGTTCGAAGGCCGGGAGCTGGACCGCGACTGGGAGAACCCCGACAGGGTGGTCGTCCCGCAGGAAACCGGCAAGCGGGTCGTCGACCCGGACGAAGAGTGA
- a CDS encoding disulfide bond formation protein DsbA: MTRFTRRGFLSATTVALGALAGCVGGGSESAGTETPTPAPGQPLSTPVAGDPEADVTVAVYEDYACPHCATYSESVFPKVQDDYLTAGAVRYEFHDFPIPVDEEVSWQAASAARAVQDNVGDEAFFTYSKRLFANQNQLGPDTYADLTEGLDVDGETVRAAATGELYRPTVSGDREAGIDRGVQGTPAVFVNDEQVEWSEIAYEPVRDAIEAARSDG; this comes from the coding sequence ATGACTCGATTCACTCGCCGCGGCTTCCTCTCGGCGACGACTGTCGCTCTCGGCGCGCTGGCCGGGTGTGTCGGTGGCGGTTCCGAGTCGGCCGGAACGGAGACGCCGACCCCCGCGCCGGGCCAACCGCTCTCGACGCCGGTTGCAGGCGACCCTGAAGCTGACGTTACGGTCGCTGTGTACGAGGATTACGCCTGTCCGCACTGCGCGACCTACTCGGAGTCCGTCTTCCCTAAAGTTCAAGACGACTACCTCACTGCTGGAGCCGTCCGGTACGAGTTCCATGACTTCCCGATACCGGTCGACGAGGAAGTATCGTGGCAGGCCGCAAGCGCCGCGCGTGCCGTACAGGACAACGTCGGCGACGAGGCCTTCTTCACCTACTCCAAGCGTCTGTTCGCAAACCAGAACCAGCTGGGGCCGGACACCTACGCCGACCTGACGGAGGGACTGGACGTCGACGGCGAGACCGTTCGAGCGGCTGCGACGGGGGAGCTGTACCGCCCGACGGTCTCCGGTGACCGCGAGGCCGGTATCGACCGCGGCGTCCAGGGAACACCAGCCGTGTTCGTCAACGACGAGCAGGTCGAGTGGAGCGAGATTGCTTACGAACCGGTCCGGGACGCTATCGAAGCGGCACGGAGCGACGGATGA
- a CDS encoding UDP-glucose 4-epimerase, protein MDVSEKRIVVTGGAGFIGSHLVERLVPDNDVVVVDNEANGQSEWVHGDATYLDGDLTDPDVVAEAITSDVDLVVHLAASKLVDTDTPRRQFEDNSDITYNILERMQDAGVGNLVFTSSSTVYGEAPRPTPEDYAPLEPISVYGAAKLAEESLVSTYAHSHDIQSWVFRFANIVGPRLRGAVIPDFIEKLSEDPSTLTILGDGRQEKSYMHISECLDAMLFAVEHADRDHNVFNLGTRTTTSVDRIASIVADEMDIDPEYEYTGGDRGWTGDVPRMRLSIDKLSALGWEPEQSSDDAVRQSTRELLEEL, encoded by the coding sequence ATGGACGTATCAGAGAAGCGAATAGTCGTCACCGGCGGGGCAGGCTTTATCGGGTCGCATCTGGTGGAGCGCCTCGTTCCGGACAACGACGTAGTGGTCGTCGACAACGAAGCGAACGGACAATCCGAGTGGGTCCACGGGGACGCAACCTATCTAGACGGTGACCTTACCGACCCCGATGTCGTCGCTGAGGCTATCACGAGCGACGTCGACCTCGTTGTCCACCTCGCGGCGTCGAAACTGGTGGATACGGACACCCCCCGCCGGCAGTTCGAGGACAACAGCGACATCACGTACAACATCCTCGAACGAATGCAGGACGCTGGCGTCGGGAATCTGGTGTTTACGTCGTCCTCCACGGTATACGGCGAGGCGCCGCGACCGACACCGGAAGATTACGCGCCGCTTGAGCCGATCAGCGTCTACGGCGCGGCGAAACTCGCCGAGGAGTCACTCGTCTCGACGTACGCCCACAGCCACGACATCCAGTCGTGGGTGTTCCGGTTCGCCAATATCGTCGGGCCACGCCTGCGGGGGGCGGTCATTCCCGACTTCATCGAGAAACTCTCCGAGGACCCGTCGACGCTGACGATTCTCGGTGACGGCCGCCAGGAGAAATCTTACATGCACATCTCTGAGTGTCTCGACGCGATGCTGTTTGCCGTCGAACACGCTGACAGGGACCACAACGTGTTCAATCTCGGCACGCGGACGACTACCTCGGTCGACCGCATCGCCAGCATCGTCGCCGACGAGATGGATATCGACCCCGAGTACGAGTACACCGGCGGCGACCGCGGCTGGACCGGCGACGTGCCGCGGATGCGCCTCTCCATCGATAAGCTCTCCGCGCTCGGCTGGGAACCCGAACAGTCGAGCGACGACGCGGTGCGGCAGTCGACCCGCGAACTGCTCGAAGAACTCTGA
- a CDS encoding phospholipid-binding protein — MANLQLRSPAFDDGERIPEEHGYSAANTNPPLEVETVPSNASSLLLIVDDPDAEEPAGKVWDHWLVWNIPPDIGRIPEGWEPAEATEGQNDFGEVGWGGPSPPDREHTYRFLLYALDTTLDLSPAADKDDVYDAASGHVVEKAQLNGTYPA; from the coding sequence ATGGCAAATCTACAGCTCCGAAGTCCGGCGTTCGACGACGGCGAGCGCATTCCCGAGGAACACGGCTACTCGGCAGCGAACACGAATCCCCCGCTGGAGGTCGAGACTGTCCCGTCGAACGCCTCGTCGCTCCTCCTCATTGTCGACGACCCGGACGCGGAGGAGCCGGCCGGGAAGGTGTGGGACCACTGGCTCGTCTGGAACATCCCGCCAGATATCGGCCGGATTCCGGAAGGATGGGAGCCTGCCGAGGCAACAGAGGGACAGAACGACTTCGGCGAGGTTGGCTGGGGCGGTCCGAGTCCGCCCGACCGAGAACATACCTATCGGTTCCTCCTGTACGCGCTAGATACGACGCTCGACCTCTCTCCGGCGGCAGACAAAGATGACGTATACGACGCGGCTAGCGGCCACGTCGTCGAAAAGGCACAACTGAACGGTACGTATCCGGCCTGA